GGAGCTTTATTGTGATAGACGAGAAAGGGATTTTATTTATTTTGTCCGGTCCTTCCGGAGTTGGAAAGGGGACAGTAAGGAAGTCTCTTTTTGAAAAGGATACAGATCTGAAATATTCTATTTCGATGACAACCAGATCTCCACGAGAAGGGGAAGTAGATGGTGTTGATTACTTCTTTAAGAGTAAAGAGGAATTTGAAACGCTAATCGAGAATAAAAAGTTGATTGAATATGCTCAGTACGTGGGAAATTATTATGGAACGCCGAAAGATTATGTTGAACAACAACTTGAAGCTGGTAATGATGTATTCCTTGAAATTGAAGTCCAGGGCGCATTACAGGTGAAAGAAAACTTCCCTCAAGGAGTTTTTGTATTCTTAATCCCACCAAGTCTTGAGGAATTAAAAGACCGCATTATTAGTCGCGGTACAGAAACAGAAGAATTGGTTCGAAATCGTTTAGCAGCAGCAAAAGAAGAAATTGAAATGATGGATTATTACGATTATGTAGTAGTCAACGATCAAATTGATCGTGCGGTAGATACCGTTCAGTCCATTGTAAGAAGTGAACACTGCAAGCGAGATCGAGTAGCTAAACAATACAAACAAGCATTGGAGCGTGATGATTCATGATGTTAGAACCATCCATTGATTCTCTTATGGAATCCATTAATTCAAAGTATACGTTAGTAACGATTTCAGCTCGACGAGCACGTCAAATGCAAGAAACAAACAAGTATTTAATTGACTCTTTTGATTCAAAGAAATACGTGGGGATTGCACTTGAAGAAATTAAAGAAGGCAAACTTCATTATAAACACGAAGAATAACAACCTTACTAAGGTTGTTATTTTTATGTAGATGGGAAGGATGGGTAATCATGCTTAAAGGAAAGAAGGTTGTCTTAGGTGTCTCAGGTGGTATAGCGGCTTATAAAGCTTGTGCTTTAACGAGTAAACTTGTCCAAGCGGGTGCAGATGTCACCGTCATTATGACAAGCAGTGCAACAGAGTTCGTCACGCCTTTAACGTTTCAGGCATTGTCACGAAATCCGGTTTATACTGATACATTTGATGAAAAGATTCCTGAACAAATCTCACATATTGATGTAGCCGATTGGGCTGATTTGATAATTCTTGCCCCTGCTACAGCCAATCTTATAGGGAAAGTTGCAAATGGGATAGCTGATGACATGCTTACGACAACCTTATTAGCAAGTGAGGCTCCTGTGTATGTAGCACCCGCTATGAACGTGCATATGTATGCCCACCCCGCTGTTCAAAACAATTTAAAAAAACTCGAAACATATGGCTATCGTTTTATAGAACCTGGTGAAGGTTATTTAGCTTGTGGGTATGTTGGGAAGGGTCGATTAGAAGAACCTGAAACCATTGTCTCAGTATTGGAGCAGCAAGAAAGTCTCTCACTTCCCCTTAAAGGTAAGAAGGTTCTCGTTACAGCGGGACCAACGCGTGAAAGGGTGGACCCTGTCCGGTTCTTTACAAACTTTTCAACAGGAAAAATGGGTTATGCATTTGCGCAAAAAGCTAGAGAGCTTGGAGCTAACGTCATCCTTGTCTCAGGCCCTGTGACAATTGATCCACCTAGTGGTATAAAGGTTATTCAGACCGAGTCAGCTCAAGAAATGTATGAAGCGGTTATGAAAGAACTAGACAATGTAGATGTTGTCATTAAGACTGCCGCTGTAGCTGATTATCGTCCTGCTGTGTTTCATGATCAAAAGATGAAGAAAAAAGAAGGGCCTTTATCGATTGAGATGGAGCGTACTAAAGACATTTTAGGTGAGATTGGGAAGGTTAAAACGGATCAATTTGTAGTTGGATTTGCAGCAGAAACCAATGAACCGATACATTACGGGAAGCAAAAGCTCGCTAAAAAGAATGCGGATGCGATTGTTGTGAACAATGTAGCTGAAGCAGGAGCTGGTTTTGGTGCAGACACAAACGTCGTAACTTACTTAAATAAACATGGGTTAGAATGGAGCCTTCCTCTTCAATCAAAAGAAGACGTAGCGCACAAAATTTTAATTCAGGTGTCAGATGAGCTAAAGGATGGTCAGAAGTGAATATTGCACGAGTCATTGTAGATGTGCCTACAAGTCAAACCAATCGTCCATTTGATTATAAAATACCAGAGCACCTTATGGGTGTCGTAACTCCTGGTATGCGCGTCATTATACCTTTTGGGCCGCGAAAGATCATGGGGTTTGTCTTACAGGTGACAGATCAGACCAGTTTTAGCCGCTTAAAATATATACAAGATGTGATGGATTTAACACCAGTCTTAACCCCTGAACTTATACAACTTGGCAGGTGGATCTCAGAGTCAACGCTTTGCTTCTATGTTTCAGCTTACCAAGCTATGCTCCCTCAATTGCTGAAAGCGAAGTATGAGAAAGAGCTCTGGCTTTTGGCTGAACAAGATTCTATACCAGAAGAATTAGATCCTTTATTTGGGGGAAGAGGCGTTATCCCTTATGAAGAAATTGAAGCTTCTCCTATGACGTATTCTAAGCTTCAAAAGTATATTCAAGAAGGCGTCGTAGAGGTTCATTACAAAGTAAAGGGCAAAGAAACAAAGAAAAAAGAAATGTATATTGTGCCTGCTGTGCCTCCGCATCACTTAGAAGAGATCTATCATGACACTCCTAAACAAGCTAAGAAACAACGTTTAATACTTGCATATTTTATTGATTATCCGGATGAAATTTTGCAAAAAGCTTTACTAGAAGAATTGAAGACAACAAGAGCCTCTTTAAAGCCATTGCTTGAAAAAGGAATTTTGAAGACTGTTTCAAAAGAAGTGTATCGTGATCCTTATGAACAAAGAGAGTATGAAAGGACCCAGCCTTTTCCCTTAACTGAGGAGCAGCAAGAAGCTATTGAACCTGTTCTCGCTTCAATTGAGGAGAAACGACATGTGCCCTTTCTTCTTCACGGTGTAACGGGGAGCGGTAAGACAGAAGTGTATCTTCAGTCCATTCAACAGGTGCTCGATGAAGGTCGTGAAGCCATTGTACTTGTCCCTGAAATTGCCCTTACCCCTCAAATGGTAGAGCGTTTTAAAGGACGTTTTGGTTCAAGAGTGGCCGTACTACATAGTGCCTTATCTGCAGGTGAAAAGTTTGATGAGTGGAGAAAGATTCAACGAAAAGAGGTGCAGGTAGCTGTGGGGGCTCGCTCCGCTATATTTGCCCCTTTTGAGAAGATCGGCATTATTATTATTGATGAGGAACACGAATCTAGTTATAAGCAAGAAGACTATCCGAGATACCACGCCAGGGATGTAGCCATTGAGCGAGGAAAGTATCATAATTGCCCTGTTGTACTAGGAAGTGCGACTCCAACCCTCGAATCGTTCGCAAGGGCACAAAAAGATGTCTATCAACTTCTGACATTGAAAAAGCGAATGAACAATGCCAGCATGCCAGAAGTCGAGCTTGTCGACATGAGAGAGGAACTCCATGCTGGAAATCGGTCGATGTTCTCAATTAAGCTTCGAGAGAAAATAGAAGACCGCATTCAAAAAGGGGAGCAGGTCGTGCTCTTTCTAAATAGACGTGGGTATTCTACATTTGTCATGTGCCGAGATTGCGGAGAGGTCAAAGAATGCCCTCATTGTGATATTGCTTTGACATAT
The nucleotide sequence above comes from Pontibacillus chungwhensis. Encoded proteins:
- the gmk gene encoding guanylate kinase; amino-acid sequence: MIDEKGILFILSGPSGVGKGTVRKSLFEKDTDLKYSISMTTRSPREGEVDGVDYFFKSKEEFETLIENKKLIEYAQYVGNYYGTPKDYVEQQLEAGNDVFLEIEVQGALQVKENFPQGVFVFLIPPSLEELKDRIISRGTETEELVRNRLAAAKEEIEMMDYYDYVVVNDQIDRAVDTVQSIVRSEHCKRDRVAKQYKQALERDDS
- the rpoZ gene encoding DNA-directed RNA polymerase subunit omega, producing the protein MMLEPSIDSLMESINSKYTLVTISARRARQMQETNKYLIDSFDSKKYVGIALEEIKEGKLHYKHEE
- the coaBC gene encoding bifunctional phosphopantothenoylcysteine decarboxylase/phosphopantothenate--cysteine ligase CoaBC, translating into MLKGKKVVLGVSGGIAAYKACALTSKLVQAGADVTVIMTSSATEFVTPLTFQALSRNPVYTDTFDEKIPEQISHIDVADWADLIILAPATANLIGKVANGIADDMLTTTLLASEAPVYVAPAMNVHMYAHPAVQNNLKKLETYGYRFIEPGEGYLACGYVGKGRLEEPETIVSVLEQQESLSLPLKGKKVLVTAGPTRERVDPVRFFTNFSTGKMGYAFAQKARELGANVILVSGPVTIDPPSGIKVIQTESAQEMYEAVMKELDNVDVVIKTAAVADYRPAVFHDQKMKKKEGPLSIEMERTKDILGEIGKVKTDQFVVGFAAETNEPIHYGKQKLAKKNADAIVVNNVAEAGAGFGADTNVVTYLNKHGLEWSLPLQSKEDVAHKILIQVSDELKDGQK
- the priA gene encoding primosomal protein N', with product MNIARVIVDVPTSQTNRPFDYKIPEHLMGVVTPGMRVIIPFGPRKIMGFVLQVTDQTSFSRLKYIQDVMDLTPVLTPELIQLGRWISESTLCFYVSAYQAMLPQLLKAKYEKELWLLAEQDSIPEELDPLFGGRGVIPYEEIEASPMTYSKLQKYIQEGVVEVHYKVKGKETKKKEMYIVPAVPPHHLEEIYHDTPKQAKKQRLILAYFIDYPDEILQKALLEELKTTRASLKPLLEKGILKTVSKEVYRDPYEQREYERTQPFPLTEEQQEAIEPVLASIEEKRHVPFLLHGVTGSGKTEVYLQSIQQVLDEGREAIVLVPEIALTPQMVERFKGRFGSRVAVLHSALSAGEKFDEWRKIQRKEVQVAVGARSAIFAPFEKIGIIIIDEEHESSYKQEDYPRYHARDVAIERGKYHNCPVVLGSATPTLESFARAQKDVYQLLTLKKRMNNASMPEVELVDMREELHAGNRSMFSIKLREKIEDRIQKGEQVVLFLNRRGYSTFVMCRDCGEVKECPHCDIALTYHRKAERLKCHYCSHEEPMPKTCPSCESDTIRYFGTGTQKVEESLQQLIPEVRIIRMDVDTTRRKGSHERLLTKFAEKEADVLLGTQMIAKGLDFGNVTLVGVLAADSLLHLPDFRSSEKTFQLLTQVSGRAGRHTLPGEVIVQSYTPEHYSIEMASQYDFEAFYKKEMKMRKTFRYPPYYFLTLLTVSHPNHLYTMDVTQKMVQFLRDHLSDQAIILGPTPSPLTRIKDRYRYQCMIKYRDEPTLHKVMNRLFQIYEDAIQQKDLQLTIDFQPYQLM